The genomic stretch ACAACGACAATGAGCTAAAGGGAACCATAACCAACGTGGTTACGAAGTGGAGTGTTGGCAACACCAGCATCAAGTTCTACTTCCTTCGCAAGGGAGTCCCGACCAACCGCAACCGCTTTCAGAATTTCGTAGAGAAAGACTTGATGCGAGCGGCTGAAGGACTGCGGGGGACATACTGGTGTTCCTGGCACTTCCTCGTTGTCAACTTCTGAAATAGTTGAAGAGATGCTTTGATGAGACCCAAGTCTAGTGCCCGGCCTTCCGTATACCCTCCCGGAACAGAATTATTCTCCATGTTCAACATTCAGGTCTGTATAATACGACCTTGAGAGTTAAAAGTTCCTTTGTATGAATGCTGGCTGTGAAATAGGGATGCTCTTCTGGACTTTGCAGCTTTGCTAAAATTGAGCCGGCACATAGATTGTCGATGTAGACTTTTCGTCCACGATGACTACATCGCTTTAAATTGGGATGAGAACTTGCAATCACGGTAGCCAATACAAAATAAATCATTTTCTGGATGCTGATATCGTATGCTCCCATTTATACGTTTTCAATACACTCGATTCTTCTCCTATCCCTGTATCTGGCCCCATTCCTGCACCTCTCCCTCTTTCAACTCTTCCAAAATCTCGTTCCTAGACACAAGCACTCAACTCTAATTTTGTGTTACCGAGCTAGACCGCAAAGGCCAGCTCAAAAGGTTAGCTGACACAAACAACGGAGAAAGTCCTTGCTCGCACCTGAATTACATGGAATACTTGACGTGCAAGTGTATAAAAGCCCCTGTAAGTAGGCTCCAGATATACCCATAGTATTAGGGATAAAAGGGCTTACCCACACTTTCACTGTCAATTATCCATGTCACCTAGGCGTTTCCGTCCTCTTGCACAACGCTTCTTTGTACTCATGAAAATGAATTCAGAATGACTATACAATTCTACTCGAACAACTGCTCAAACCCAAGCCAAATAGCATAACTTATAGCCGCGCCTCAACCGCCGGCATCGTTTGTGAATGTCTCTCCTGCCTCTTCTCCCGTATCGCCTCTTCAAATACCCGCATAAACCTCCACACATCGCCAAATGTATTGTACAATGGCACAGGTGCTACACGGATGATACCAGGTTTCCTCTTATCACAGACAACACCATTCTCAACCAACGCCGCACTCGCATCATCGAAGATATCTTCTGGTAATAGAACACTAAGCTGTGCGCCGCGGAAACGAGGATCTGAGGGTGTGATGATTTGGAAGGGAGAAGCACCGTCTGTTGAGTTGCGTGCGGCTATTTGGGAAAGAAGATGCTCAGCATATGCGGTCAGGAGTAGTGATCTTGAGCGAAGATCGGCCATTGAGGTCTTCTCGAAGACGCTGAGGGCGCCGGCCAGGCATGTGAGATCGACGATTGAGGGGTTGGAGCATTGGAAGCCTTGCGCGCCAGGTGTGGGGACGAATTTGTTGTCCATCAAGAAACGAGAGGACTTGTCGTGGCCGTACCAGCCCTTTAGCCCCTTGTAGTGGTCATTGTTGCCATGCTTTTCGTGGATGAAAGCACCCGCGATAGCACCGGCACCAGCGTTCATATACTTGTATGTACACCAGCAGGCAAAATCAACGTCCCAGTCGTGGAGCTTGAGTTCGACGTTACCGGCGGCGTGTGCTAGATCCCATCCGATGGTGATGTTGTGTTTGCGTGCATGTGCGGTGATGGTAGGGATGTCGAGAAGCTGGCCACTGTAGTATTGGATACCGGGCAACATGATGAGAGCAAGTTCATCGGCATTATCGGTAATGAGTCTGAGGATGTTGTCTGTTGTAATGATATGCCCATCGTCCGGTTCCACTAGCAGCATACTCTTCTTTGGGTCAAGACCATGCCATTCAATCTGTGACTCGATGGCGTACCAGTCACTGGGAAAAGGCCGCCACTCGCACATGATCTTGTGCTTCTTCTCCATTGGTTTGTAAAAGGCTGCCATCATCAAATGCAGGTTGATGGTCAAAGTGTTCATTGCGACAATTTCCGAGGGCGAAGCACCTACAATGTCTGCCATCTTGCTTGAGCACGCAGCCGCCATGTCTTGGAAGGGTGTGAGAGGGGAGTCTTCAAGGGCGGTAAAGTGACCACCAACGACGATTGAACCCCATGTTTTGAGATATGCGTTCAGGTGCTCGCCCACAGCTCTTGGTTGCAGACCTAGAGAATTGCCGCAGAAGTAGATCGCCTCATCCTCTGAATTTGATGCTGGATGCGCCGTTTGAGTGTCGTCCTTGAGAGTTTTCCGCCGAATTTGCGCTTTGCTCGGTACAATGAAGTTCTGGCGGAGAGTTGACGAAATTCCCTTACTCGCATCGAGAGATTGCGCAAACTCCAATGACTCGCAGGTCGCCGGCCATTGCGGCTTTTGCCCTTGCCGGAGCTGTTCGACAGCCTTGGTCAGGTCCATTGGTAATATGAAATGAGTTGATGTAGATGGTGTTTTGACAAGTTTTGGTCGAGATTCTTAATCAAATTTCCAAGGACACGTTGGGAGACTAAGATATATAAATTGCACTTCGAATGACGCGTTGACACTCAAAATATCCATCCGACGGAACGGAACGCGCTAAATCACCAAGCTTTCGGCCCAACGGACGAAGTTCCGTCGGGTCGATCCGACAACTATCCGTCAACCTTGTGATTGTTATAGGTACCACATGAAAGTGGGTCACTGCTATCGGCGCATAAATGCGGGTTTCGCCATATCAAAACAAGGCGTAAACCCCAGAGAGCCTCCTTGGTACATCCTTCACGATGAGTCCTCATAGAATTCCAGTCCTTCCCTCACGCGACGCACTCCATCAGTATGGTATCTCAAAGAACGGATTCTTACCTGCTGAGCCACCTTTACGCCAATTACCGCATGGCTATTACCGACCCTGGGAGAGGATCGTTGAACATCTCCCAGTACTTATCGAGAGGCAGCAGATAAGAGAATGGGTAGACGAGCTGCCAGTCCTCGAAACCTCGCATCTTTCTAGCGAAGCAGAGTGGCAAAGAGCCCATTCGCTATTGGCGGTTATAGCTCAGGGATATATTTGGACTGGCCCCGAGCCATCACAAGTACGTGACCGTACTCAAGTACTACCATCACGGATGCTGACAGAAGCTGCAGCGACTACCTCCTGCAATCTCTGTGCCTTTCCTCCAGACTGCTGAGCGTCTCGAGGTCCACCCAGTCGCCACATACGCAGCACTAAACTTATGGAACTGGACACCGCTTAGCGACGACGCCGACTTGACGCAACCAGAAAACATGATCGCATTGCACACTGCAACCGGCAGTGATGACGAATCGTGGTTCTTTATAATCTCCAATGCCATGGAGGCAAGGGCCGGGCCATTGATTGAAGCCATGCTTGGTGCTATGGAAGCGGCTGAGCTCAACGACGCTGAGACTGTTATTCGTGCTCTGCAGTACTTCGAAAGTGGCATGAAGAGTATTGGTCAGCTTCTGGAACGCATGGACGAGCGATGCGACGCACAAGTATTCTACCATGAGATTCGTCCCTTTCTTAGTGGCAGCATGAACATGAGTGCTGCAGGACTACCAAATGGGGTGTTCTACGATGAAGGCGACGGAAAAGGTTCGTGGCGGATGTATCGAGGTGGCTCCAATGGTCAGTCGTCATTACTACAATTCTTCGATGCCGTTCTATCGGTGGATCACTCCAGAAGCGGTGGCTTCCATGCAGAGATGCGTGGCTATATGCCAGGGCCCCACGCTAGATTCCTCGACGACGTGCAGGCGATTGCAAATATTCGCAACTACGTGGATTGCCATCCAGAGAACAGGGACCTCCTTTCGGCTTTCAATGAAGCAATCGCGGCACTTAGCGCTTTCCGCGACAAACACATCGCACTAGTAACCAGGTACATCATCATACCAAGCCGCATGGGAAAGCCAACTACTGCGATAAAGAGAAGGGACATCGCATCCGCCTCCACTAAGATGGTCGCCGAGAAGCCAAAGACACAAGAATTGGTTGGGACTGGTGGAACCAAGCTTATCCCCTTCCTAAGAACTTCTCGGGACGAGACCAGCGAAACGAAAGTCGTACATTGAATGGGGAGAGAATTTTAGGATAGAGTTTAGAACTTTTCTACACCTGTCATGGGACTACGGGAACAAGCCGCTCCCCGTATGTTGGTCATAGATGGGAAACAGAGGTATGTCGGCCACTGATGCGCCCTCAAGGTTATGGGTGCCCGGCTGGAGGAAATCTTGGAGGCCTTGGTCGTTTTCATTCGCCCACGGCAAGGCGAAAAAGTCCGCATCGTAGATAGTCCAATCAAGTGACGCCGAAGCGGGGAGGTTGCGCTGGGCAGAGTCCCGGGTGCCTAAGGTCTCAGAACTCCGCCGTAGTTGGCCGCCATTTGCCGTAGATGCTCTAAGAGCTTGATCAGATGACAATAAACCAAAAAGCTCCGAGGAAGCTTCCTTTCGTTTTCGGCGCAGGTGCAGTGCTCTTTTCTTTGCATGCGCAGTGGTGATCTTGAGTAGAGATTGGGCAACCTGCGAATATTGACGGGCGTGAGGGTCAACCCTACCAAAATAGTCCATGCAGGTAATTGCATCCTTGCAACTATCCTCTAACGTGAGGCCGGAGTTGCCCATGATCCCCACCGTCAGAACGAGTGTAGCAGTAAAAAGCCAGGATCTATTACTAATCAGCCCTGTTTGATTGTGAAGTGCAGCTCAACTTACACTATCAGGGGCATCTTGCGAGGCAACTGGTCTGCATTGATCAGTACCAGCAAAGTATCCACGAGTGTCGCAGCAGCATCGAGTGCCGCGTCTGCATACTTGCGCTTCTCCTGATGGTCAGCCTGTGTTCCCCCGCTTCTTAAAGAAGTTCCTATGTACTCGTATAGCTCGTATATGAGGAAGGGTCGGGTAAGTAACATGATTCCGTAGTAATAAGAGCACAGTGTGGAACAAGCACCAACTGCAGCCTCACGGGCGTCTTGCTTGTTGGTGATATCCGAAAGCTTTCGTAGCCATTTCGACGCCCAGTTCTTCAGCTGCCTCGAGACATAATCGGCGATCCGTAAGGATATGCGCTTGCGAGAATACACCTCGACGACTACGCGTTCGATGATCATGAAGATCTGAACGCTAGCATCCAGCACATTTGCGCTAAAGTCGACTAGCGGCTCTTCTGGGGCGTTATATTTGACGGTGCAATCAACATCGGACGTTGAAGGAGGTCGACCTAGAACGTTACTATATGATTAGGCCAAGGTAGTTAGTGTATATCCTCAAACGACATCAAGTTGAGGCACTATGAGAGCACCATTTTAGAGAAACTGGTGGTTTGATGCGTCGCAACCTCTATCTGGCATCAACTTACCTTATAAGCTGATCCACAACTCGTAGACTTTTCCAGATGCGATCTCTCACTACTTTGATATTTCCACCAAAAGAAGCGTTAACTTCTGTTCGGTGAATACCAATCGCATACGCGGCACGCGCAGCCAAAGCTATGCCTCAATCGTCAGTGAGGGCCAGCAAATAGTCCAATGCTAAGAATGACATACAAAAGTATAAATACGCGCCATTCGGCTGTGATGCTCTGAGCATGAAGACCGCGACGAGTGTAAACCCCTGAACGGTTGAAACGTTCATGCTGCTACACATGTACTTTAGGAGCAGGTCCCGAGCACGTCTGAACCAAGCTTCTGCCTTGTCTTCGAACTGCTCTTGTGCGCCAATAGAAAGTACAAGATAGAAAACGGCTGATGCAGCATCATCTGAGCTTAACCGACGGCCATTTGCCCAACTCTTCAACTCGGGTGCCAAGTCCTCGGGTTGGAACAATTGAACGAGGCCGCCAGTGGCAGTAACATATTCCTTGACTAGCATATCCACTTCATCTGGGTCGATCGAGGGACACTGCTGTGGATCTGTAGATTCCGGTCGGGTTATTTCGATGATGGGGTCTCGCGCAGCTTGGACAGCAACCCCTGAGTCAACTTCAGACGTGATGAGATGCCTTACTGTTTGCAAGAAGGACAGTGGAGCGCAGTCGCCAATAAAGATGAGTTTTCCCTGAGCGTCACGCAGTATGCGGCCTTCCAAAGGCACTGCTGTATCTCCTTGTTGATCTTCTCTACTTAAAGTGGGAGAAAGCGAGGTACCATTTCCATCTTCCTCTTCGATATTTTCGCGAAGGTTTGGTGTTCGGCCCACTGAAGGAACACGGGATCGAGGTGTGCGCTGCTCATTAGGAAGGCGCGTTGGACCACTAAACACACACGTAGACGCGCGATCCTTCCGTGTGCAATACGCGCATGGTTGCTCTCCATCGCATTTGACCTTTCTCTTTTTGCAAAGATCACAAGCTGCTGTAACGCGATCAATGCGGCGACGTTTTTCCGATCGTGCTTCCGGCTCGGGCATCTCAAGATTCAGGTGTGGTGGTTGGCAGTTCCGTGTTGCTTTTCCGATCCGACGGAAGGCGCAGCGGTTGGCAGTAGGCTTGGCATTTGCTCAGCCTCGGCGTCAACGGTCATCGCGATCCTTTTTCTTCCGCAGCCGACATCCGTCGTGGCCTGACACATTAATTTTCAGTACAGCACATGTATGACGTACACCTGACATGTGCGGTATATTCACCACGGCGATGGACGCCACAGCAAATTGGAACCTCGCGTCGTCATT from Pyrenophora tritici-repentis strain M4 chromosome 1, whole genome shotgun sequence encodes the following:
- a CDS encoding indoleamine 2,3-dioxygenase family protein — protein: MSPHRIPVLPSRDALHQYGISKNGFLPAEPPLRQLPHGYYRPWERIVEHLPVLIERQQIREWVDELPVLETSHLSSEAEWQRAHSLLAVIAQGYIWTGPEPSQRLPPAISVPFLQTAERLEVHPVATYAALNLWNWTPLSDDADLTQPENMIALHTATGSDDESWFFIISNAMEARAGPLIEAMLGAMEAAELNDAETVIRALQYFESGMKSIGQLLERMDERCDAQVFYHEIRPFLSGSMNMSAAGLPNGVFYDEGDGKGSWRMYRGGSNGQSSLLQFFDAVLSVDHSRSGGFHAEMRGYMPGPHARFLDDVQAIANIRNYVDCHPENRDLLSAFNEAIAALSAFRDKHIALVTRYIIIPSRMGKPTTAIKRRDIASASTKMVAEKPKTQELVGTGGTKLIPFLRTSRDETSETKVVH
- a CDS encoding Fungal-trans multi-domain protein; protein product: MPEPEARSEKRRRIDRVTAACDLCKKRKVKCDGEQPCAYCTRKDRASTCVFSGPTRLPNEQRTPRSRVPSVGRTPNLRENIEEEDGNGTSLSPTLSREDQQGDTAVPLEGRILRDAQGKLIFIGDCAPLSFLQTVRHLITSEVDSGVAVQAARDPIIEITRPESTDPQQCPSIDPDEVDMLVKEYVTATGGLVQLFQPEDLAPELKSWANGRRLSSDDAASAVFYLVLSIGAQEQFEDKAEAWFRRARDLLLKYMCSSMNVSTVQGFTLVAVFMLRASQPNGAYLYFSLAARAAYAIGIHRTEVNASFGGNIKVVRDRIWKSLRVVDQLISNVLGRPPSTSDVDCTVKYNAPEEPLVDFSANVLDASVQIFMIIERVVVEVYSRKRISLRIADYVSRQLKNWASKWLRKLSDITNKQDAREAAVGACSTLCSYYYGIMLLTRPFLIYELYEYIGTSLRSGGTQADHQEKRKYADAALDAAATLVDTLLVLINADQLPRKMPLIVSWLFTATLVLTVGIMGNSGLTLEDSCKDAITCMDYFGRVDPHARQYSQVAQSLLKITTAHAKKRALHLRRKRKEASSELFGLLSSDQALRASTANGGQLRRSSETLGTRDSAQRNLPASASLDWTIYDADFFALPWANENDQGLQDFLQPGTHNLEGASVADIPLFPIYDQHTGSGLFP
- a CDS encoding Kynureninase, with product MDLTKAVEQLRQGQKPQWPATCESLEFAQSLDASKGISSTLRQNFIVPSKAQIRRKTLKDDTQTAHPASNSEDEAIYFCGNSLGLQPRAVGEHLNAYLKTWGSIVVGGHFTALEDSPLTPFQDMAAACSSKMADIVGASPSEIVAMNTLTINLHLMMAAFYKPMEKKHKIMCEWRPFPSDWYAIESQIEWHGLDPKKSMLLVEPDDGHIITTDNILRLITDNADELALIMLPGIQYYSGQLLDIPTITAHARKHNITIGWDLAHAAGNVELKLHDWDVDFACWCTYKYMNAGAGAIAGAFIHEKHGNNDHYKGLKGWYGHDKSSRFLMDNKFVPTPGAQGFQCSNPSIVDLTCLAGALSVFEKTSMADLRSRSLLLTAYAEHLLSQIAARNSTDGASPFQIITPSDPRFRGAQLSVLLPEDIFDDASAALVENGVVCDKRKPGIIRVAPVPLYNTFGDVWRFMRVFEEAIREKRQERHSQTMPAVEARL